Proteins found in one bacterium genomic segment:
- the fabD gene encoding ACP S-malonyltransferase, translated as MRLAAVFPGQGSQTVGMGRALFDAFPLARELFERADDALGYSIKKLCFEGPDEELTATENTQPAIYLVSYAAWACFREVAGDLDWTVAAGHSLGEYSAYAAAGAVSFEDGLRLVRRRGELIRDASAKNPGTLAAVIGLDEDEVGKIIPEARGAGRVELATVNAPNQIVVGGEVRGLERFVELAKGAGAKRAVILNVSGPFHTSLVKDAAIALTGELAKYTFNRPDFPVATNVTGKPVSDMDEIPQTLARQVCEPVLWLADAQYLEERGVELAVEFGNGNVLAGLLKRCAPGIRVLGVGDPAGLESTRAELGKLGLL; from the coding sequence ATGAGGCTCGCCGCCGTGTTTCCGGGACAGGGCTCGCAGACCGTGGGGATGGGCCGGGCTCTCTTCGACGCCTTCCCCCTGGCGCGGGAGCTCTTCGAACGCGCGGACGACGCGCTGGGCTATTCGATAAAAAAGCTCTGCTTCGAGGGGCCGGACGAGGAGCTGACCGCCACCGAGAACACGCAGCCGGCCATCTACCTGGTGAGTTACGCGGCCTGGGCCTGTTTCCGGGAAGTGGCCGGAGACCTGGACTGGACCGTGGCCGCCGGCCACTCCCTGGGCGAATATTCAGCCTACGCCGCCGCCGGGGCCGTCTCCTTCGAGGACGGCCTGCGCCTCGTCCGCCGACGCGGCGAGCTCATCCGCGACGCCTCGGCCAAAAACCCGGGCACCCTGGCCGCCGTCATCGGCCTGGACGAGGACGAGGTCGGTAAAATCATCCCCGAGGCTCGGGGGGCGGGCCGGGTGGAGCTGGCCACGGTCAACGCCCCGAACCAGATCGTCGTCGGCGGCGAGGTTCGGGGCCTCGAGCGCTTCGTCGAGCTGGCCAAGGGGGCGGGGGCCAAGCGGGCGGTCATTCTGAACGTGAGCGGCCCCTTCCACACCTCGCTGGTGAAAGACGCCGCTATCGCGCTCACGGGTGAGTTGGCGAAATACACGTTTAATCGCCCCGATTTTCCCGTTGCTACGAATGTCACCGGCAAGCCGGTGTCTGACATGGACGAAATTCCTCAAACACTGGCTCGCCAAGTCTGTGAGCCGGTGCTCTGGCTGGCCGACGCGCAATACCTGGAGGAGCGGGGCGTAGAGCTCGCTGTGGAGTTCGGCAACGGGAACGTGCTCGCGGGCCTGTTGAAACGCTGCGCCCCCGGAATCCGGGTTCTGGGCGTCGGCGACCCGGCGGGTCTGGAGAGCACACGGGCGGAGCTCGGGAAGCTGGGCCTGCTCTGA
- a CDS encoding beta-ketoacyl-ACP synthase III, producing MMQRSAGIVGVGSYLPEKVLNNFDLEKMVDTSDEWIKTRTGMWERHIIGDDEASSDMAFAAAQAALEMSGLDPLTLDAVIVATVTPDYAFPATACLVQDRLGARNAGGFDLSAGCAGFASALSVADAYIRAGILTNVMVVGVEALTRITDWTDRDTCVLFGDGAGAVVVSPVAEGEGILAHFIKADGGSGMQLYQPGGGSRNPATHETVDKRMHYVHMSGQDVFKGAVRAMVEGAQSVIQKAGYTEEDVDLLVPHQANLRIIEAVRKRLDIPPERAFVNIQRQANTSAATIPICFEEAYRTGRLKKGDLVCTTTFGAGFAWAANLLRWCI from the coding sequence ATGATGCAGCGTAGCGCGGGTATCGTCGGAGTGGGGTCCTACCTCCCCGAGAAGGTGCTCAACAACTTCGATCTCGAGAAGATGGTGGACACCTCGGACGAGTGGATAAAGACGCGGACCGGCATGTGGGAGCGGCACATCATCGGCGATGACGAAGCCTCCAGCGACATGGCCTTCGCCGCCGCCCAGGCCGCCCTGGAGATGTCCGGCCTGGACCCCCTGACCCTGGACGCCGTCATCGTGGCGACGGTGACCCCGGATTACGCGTTCCCCGCCACCGCCTGCCTCGTACAGGACCGCCTGGGGGCGAGAAACGCCGGCGGTTTTGATCTGAGCGCCGGTTGCGCCGGTTTCGCCTCGGCTCTCTCCGTCGCGGACGCCTACATCCGCGCGGGGATTCTGACGAACGTCATGGTGGTGGGCGTGGAAGCTTTGACCCGGATCACGGACTGGACGGACCGCGACACCTGCGTACTCTTCGGCGACGGCGCCGGAGCGGTGGTCGTCTCGCCGGTCGCCGAGGGGGAGGGCATCCTGGCCCACTTCATCAAGGCCGACGGCGGCAGCGGCATGCAGCTCTACCAGCCCGGCGGCGGTTCCCGCAACCCCGCGACACACGAGACCGTGGACAAGCGGATGCATTACGTCCACATGTCCGGTCAGGACGTGTTCAAAGGCGCCGTGCGCGCCATGGTCGAGGGCGCCCAGTCGGTGATCCAGAAGGCCGGCTACACCGAGGAGGACGTGGACCTCCTCGTTCCCCATCAGGCCAACCTGCGGATCATCGAGGCGGTACGCAAAAGGCTCGACATCCCCCCCGAGCGCGCCTTCGTGAACATCCAGCGGCAGGCGAACACCTCGGCCGCCACCATCCCCATCTGTTTCGAGGAGGCGTACCGCACGGGTCGGCTCAAGAAGGGGGACCTGGTCTGCACCACCACCTTCGGGGCGGGTTTCGCCTGGGCCGCCAACCTCCTGCGCTGGTGCATCTGA
- a CDS encoding carbamoyltransferase C-terminal domain-containing protein codes for MKILGICHDVWICSAALVVDGEVVAAMAEERLDRRKRSNVFPTLAVEKCLEMGGLRIGELDEIAVAWNPVIEMETMPAGFYTRRWRSEHAVSVPARIKALLGQPAHPLPGWRNLTRDAPPVTFVDHYLAHIGNAVFLSPFDDCAVLILDGRGERMTQLMARVKGVDVTFLDEVCFPHSLGLFYGAITQFLGFRPDSDEWKVMALSSFAPAENEYTDELRKLLTLYEDGGFEVDLSYFGWYNYTEPKMYSPKLVELLGQPRSYGEELTERHEKIAAALQTSFEECVSSMLGALHRRTGASNLVVSGGCFMNSVINGKLDDRSPFKESFITGCPDDSGTSVGAALYLESVRTGKRPAGAMKHNFWGPGFTDSECLDTVKKYNLPHEVVGDPAVMAAEDLVRGRLVGWFQGRMEFGQRALGNRSILADPRDAGTKDRVNLAVKYRESFRPFAPSIIAERVADYFQCRPKDRVPFMERVLNFRPEKTAEVPAVVHVDGTGRLQTVDRETNPLYYKLISHFEEKTGVPIILNTSFNLNGEAIVCTPTDAIRTFYSCGLDVLYLGNVRLAKNG; via the coding sequence ATGAAGATTCTCGGCATCTGCCACGACGTCTGGATTTGCTCCGCCGCCCTGGTGGTTGACGGTGAAGTCGTGGCGGCCATGGCTGAGGAGAGGCTGGACAGGCGGAAACGGAGCAACGTATTCCCGACCCTGGCCGTCGAGAAGTGCCTCGAGATGGGGGGGTTGCGGATCGGAGAGCTCGACGAGATTGCGGTCGCGTGGAATCCGGTCATCGAGATGGAGACGATGCCGGCCGGATTCTACACGAGGCGGTGGAGATCGGAACACGCCGTTTCGGTGCCGGCGAGGATTAAGGCCCTCCTCGGACAGCCGGCGCACCCTCTGCCGGGTTGGAGGAACCTTACCCGGGACGCGCCGCCGGTAACCTTCGTGGACCACTACCTGGCCCATATCGGGAACGCCGTCTTCCTTTCGCCCTTCGATGACTGCGCCGTCCTGATTCTCGACGGCCGGGGCGAGAGGATGACCCAGCTCATGGCCCGGGTAAAGGGCGTGGACGTGACCTTCCTCGATGAGGTGTGTTTCCCGCACTCGCTGGGCCTTTTTTATGGGGCGATAACTCAGTTCCTCGGCTTTCGGCCCGATTCCGACGAGTGGAAGGTGATGGCCCTTTCGTCCTTCGCCCCGGCTGAGAACGAGTACACCGACGAGCTCCGCAAGTTACTGACCCTTTACGAGGACGGCGGCTTCGAAGTCGATCTGAGTTACTTCGGCTGGTATAACTACACCGAACCGAAGATGTACTCCCCGAAGCTGGTCGAGCTCCTGGGCCAACCGCGCAGTTACGGTGAAGAGCTCACCGAGCGCCACGAGAAAATCGCGGCGGCTCTGCAGACGTCGTTCGAGGAATGCGTGTCCTCCATGCTCGGGGCGTTGCACCGCCGCACCGGCGCCTCCAACCTTGTGGTTTCCGGCGGCTGCTTCATGAACAGTGTTATCAACGGCAAGCTCGACGATCGGTCCCCCTTCAAAGAGAGCTTCATTACCGGCTGTCCGGATGATTCCGGCACCAGCGTCGGGGCCGCTTTGTACCTGGAGTCCGTCCGGACCGGGAAGAGGCCGGCAGGCGCGATGAAGCACAATTTCTGGGGGCCCGGCTTCACCGACTCCGAATGCCTGGACACGGTCAAGAAATACAACCTTCCTCACGAGGTGGTCGGTGATCCGGCGGTCATGGCGGCGGAGGATTTAGTCCGAGGCAGGCTCGTGGGGTGGTTCCAGGGACGGATGGAGTTCGGGCAGCGCGCCTTGGGGAACCGTTCGATTCTGGCCGATCCCCGGGACGCCGGGACCAAAGACCGGGTCAACCTGGCCGTCAAGTACCGGGAAAGCTTCCGCCCCTTCGCGCCCTCGATCATCGCCGAGAGGGTGGCGGATTATTTCCAGTGCAGGCCGAAGGACAGGGTGCCTTTCATGGAGCGGGTGCTCAATTTCCGGCCCGAAAAGACGGCGGAAGTTCCGGCCGTCGTGCACGTGGACGGCACCGGCCGCCTCCAGACCGTGGACCGGGAGACGAATCCCCTGTACTATAAGCTCATCTCTCATTTCGAAGAAAAGACCGGCGTGCCCATCATCCTCAACACCAGCTTCAACCTGAACGGCGAAGCCATCGTCTGCACACCCACCGACGCGATCCGCACTTTTTACTCTTGCGGGCTCGACGTTTTATATTTGGGTAACGTGAGATTGGCCAAGAACGGGTGA
- the plsX gene encoding phosphate acyltransferase PlsX yields the protein MSQKAEVVAAAPPIALDVMGGDDAPGAQIEGARLALRNGIGPIILVGHADEVSGELERRKIPPETFVIVHAAETVAMDETPTYALKRKREASIAVATRLVRDAKACALVSCGSTGAQVASSILHLGRLPGVERPAIAVAFPGTQGWGVLIDAGANAQNRPSHLVGFAVMGTLYLRHIFGVENPRVGLVSIGEEAAKGNELVVEAFRLLSETPGINFIGMVEGRGVYTGGADVLVCDGFVGNVLLKFSESASRWVIHHLREGMRGRPLATLGGFLMRPAFRHFRRVADPSSIGGAPLLGVRGTSIIAHGSSDAEAVMNALKMARRLVNEDVNGRIILNLQDNAAGAE from the coding sequence TTGTCACAGAAGGCTGAAGTCGTCGCGGCAGCTCCACCCATCGCCCTGGACGTCATGGGCGGCGACGACGCGCCGGGGGCCCAGATCGAGGGCGCCAGGCTGGCCCTGCGTAACGGGATAGGTCCCATCATCCTCGTCGGGCACGCGGACGAGGTGTCGGGGGAGCTCGAGCGTCGGAAAATACCCCCCGAGACCTTCGTCATCGTCCACGCCGCCGAGACCGTGGCCATGGACGAGACTCCGACGTACGCCCTGAAGAGGAAGCGGGAAGCCTCCATCGCCGTGGCCACCCGCCTCGTCCGGGACGCCAAGGCCTGCGCCCTGGTGTCCTGCGGCTCGACGGGAGCCCAGGTGGCCAGCTCGATTCTCCACCTGGGCCGTCTGCCCGGGGTGGAGCGGCCGGCCATCGCCGTGGCCTTCCCCGGCACCCAGGGCTGGGGTGTTCTGATTGACGCCGGCGCCAACGCCCAGAACCGGCCCAGCCATCTCGTCGGCTTCGCCGTCATGGGAACCCTCTACCTCCGGCACATCTTCGGCGTCGAGAACCCCCGCGTCGGCCTGGTTTCCATCGGCGAGGAGGCCGCCAAGGGTAACGAGCTGGTGGTGGAAGCCTTCCGGCTCCTGAGTGAGACCCCCGGGATCAACTTCATCGGCATGGTCGAGGGGCGCGGCGTTTACACGGGCGGGGCCGACGTGCTGGTCTGCGACGGTTTCGTCGGGAACGTGCTGTTGAAGTTTTCCGAATCGGCGTCGCGATGGGTGATTCACCACCTCCGCGAGGGCATGCGCGGGCGGCCGCTGGCCACCCTGGGTGGTTTTTTGATGAGGCCGGCCTTCCGCCACTTCCGCCGCGTGGCCGATCCCAGCTCCATCGGCGGGGCGCCGCTTCTCGGCGTGAGGGGTACGAGCATCATCGCCCACGGTTCCTCCGACGCCGAGGCGGTGATGAACGCCCTGAAGATGGCCCGCCGCCTCGTTAACGAGGATGTGAACGGCAGAATAATCCTGAACCTCCAGGACAACGCCGCCGGTGCGGAGTAG
- the rpmF gene encoding 50S ribosomal protein L32 — MAVPKRRKSRSKRDMRRAHWVASLRVPTLTACPNCGEAKLPHRICPSCGHYKGRQIIIPEKQEG, encoded by the coding sequence ATGGCCGTACCGAAGAGAAGGAAATCGCGCTCCAAGCGCGACATGCGCCGGGCTCACTGGGTGGCGAGCCTCCGGGTTCCCACCCTCACCGCCTGTCCGAACTGCGGAGAGGCCAAACTCCCCCACCGGATCTGCCCCTCCTGCGGCCATTACAAGGGACGCCAGATCATCATCCCCGAGAAGCAAGAGGGGTAA
- a CDS encoding acetate kinase, protein MNVLVLNCGSSSVKFQLLDMDTERVLAKGIVERIGAGQARLKYQTAGAKLEKEPPDVNDHAEAIQVILDQLTDAEAGVLGSVKEIDAVGHRVVHGGERMTESMLIDDRVYKVLEECVPLAPLHNPANIKGIEATTKVLPGVPQVGVFDTAFHQTMPRTAYLYAVPAWLYEKYRLRRYGFHGTSHRYVSHRCAELIGRPAEELKIITCHLGNGASVAAVSGGKSVDTSMGFTPLEGLVMGSRCGDIDPAIPVFLMRNEGFSPGRVDNLLNSRSGIKGLSGDKYIDMRDVEEQYFKGDPVCREIMEIYAYRIRKYIGAYTAAMNGVDAVVFTAGVGENSSIVRTLVCEPLSYLGLRLDERLNTDTFKPGAGKEGRITVENSRVSVWVIPTNEELVIARDTKDIVMVSVTG, encoded by the coding sequence ATGAACGTCCTGGTCCTGAACTGCGGCAGCTCCTCGGTAAAGTTTCAGCTACTGGACATGGACACCGAAAGAGTGCTGGCGAAGGGAATCGTCGAGCGGATCGGCGCGGGGCAGGCCCGGTTGAAGTACCAGACCGCCGGGGCCAAGCTCGAGAAGGAGCCCCCCGATGTGAACGACCACGCCGAAGCCATCCAGGTCATCCTGGATCAACTCACCGACGCCGAGGCGGGGGTCCTCGGGTCCGTCAAGGAGATAGACGCCGTGGGGCACCGGGTCGTCCACGGCGGGGAACGGATGACCGAGAGCATGCTCATAGATGATCGCGTGTACAAGGTTCTCGAGGAGTGTGTTCCCCTGGCTCCATTGCATAACCCGGCCAACATCAAGGGGATAGAGGCTACGACCAAGGTCCTCCCCGGCGTCCCCCAGGTCGGTGTGTTCGACACCGCCTTCCACCAGACCATGCCGCGCACGGCCTACCTCTACGCCGTACCGGCCTGGCTCTACGAGAAATACCGCCTGCGGCGGTACGGTTTCCACGGGACGAGCCATCGCTATGTGAGCCATCGCTGCGCCGAGCTCATCGGCCGTCCCGCCGAGGAGCTGAAGATAATCACCTGCCACCTGGGCAACGGGGCTTCCGTGGCGGCGGTGAGCGGCGGGAAGAGTGTGGACACCTCGATGGGCTTCACCCCCCTGGAGGGCCTGGTGATGGGCAGCCGTTGCGGCGATATAGATCCGGCCATCCCGGTCTTTCTGATGAGGAACGAGGGCTTTTCGCCGGGCAGGGTGGACAACCTCCTGAACAGCCGGTCGGGCATCAAGGGCCTTTCCGGCGACAAGTACATAGATATGCGGGACGTGGAGGAGCAGTACTTCAAGGGCGATCCGGTCTGCCGTGAAATCATGGAGATCTACGCCTACCGCATCCGGAAGTACATCGGAGCCTACACGGCAGCCATGAACGGCGTGGACGCCGTCGTCTTCACCGCGGGAGTCGGCGAGAATTCTTCCATCGTCCGCACCCTGGTCTGCGAACCGCTCTCGTACCTGGGGCTCCGACTCGACGAGCGGCTCAACACCGATACGTTCAAGCCGGGCGCGGGGAAAGAGGGCAGGATAACGGTTGAAAATTCCAGGGTATCCGTCTGGGTCATCCCCACCAACGAGGAGCTCGTGATAGCCCGGGATACTAAAGACATCGTCATGGTCTCCGTTACCGGTTGA